CTGGAGAAAGTAAAAGATGATCTTCCATGGACATATGACGATCCGGCTAATCGGGGGGTAAGGGCCATGAAAGGATCTGCTTTGACGTTGATGATGCACCTGAATATGTGGTTAGCCTGGTTTGATAAACCAAATGCGAATCAATACTACTCACAGGTAGACCGTCTTGGCGATGAACTGAGACTGGAGAATAATGGTGCATATGAATTGCTTCCAATCGAGCGGGTAGCAGAGATTTTCAATGGTCGTTCTAAAGAAGGATTATTTGAAATTCCGAATAACGTAAACTATGGTGAATCGTATGGTAGTCTTCGTAAGACCTATTTCGCACACGTACTTCATGCACCTTATTTCATTCTGAATGCAACGACAACTGACAAGAGTGAGTTAGCATATGAATCTTCATATATGAAAACTTTATACCCTGAAGGAGAGTCCGATGGAAGGATACAGAGTTGGTTTACAGATAAACAGGGTAATAATTTTATGTTTTCCGGCAATGGTAATTTTACCTTTTTCAAATTCTTCAATTTAGCCCTCGGATCTGGTAATACGGCTCAGTCTATTGGTAATTATCAGGTTATGTTTCGCTATGCAGACGCAATTCTGTTACAGGCAGAGGCTCTGGCTGCAATGGGCGGTAACGACGATAAGGCCACTATGCTGCTTAACCTGATTCGTTCCCGTGCTAAAGCGGGTCTTTATCCGGAAGCTAATAACTATGACAACAAACTTCAGGATGCTATTTACTGGGAGAGATGCAAGGAATTAATGGGAGAGGGACATTACTATTATGATCTGGTACGCACAGGCAAGTTGTATGATGCTGCATACTCATGGCATCCGATGGCTTACTCGGCTTATCTGCAGGAAGCCTGGACCTGGCCTATAGATCCTAAAGCGTTGGAAAACAATCCTTTTATGACATTAAATGAATACTGGAAATAAGAGAAAGAGATATGAAAAATTTACTATACATACTTACCGCACTGCTTGTATTAGCATCTTGTAATAAAGACGATTATTTTTCGGATTCAGGTGTACATGATCCTAAATTCAATGGAAACATGATGCAATATCTGGATTCAAAAGGTCAAAAACCACAGGATCCCTTTGATACGCTGACACAAATCATCCGCTATGCCGGGATGGAAGATAATTTTAAAAATGACAGGCTGACCTTTTTCGCTCCTCCCGATCCGACGATCCGTAAGGCACTGAACTACCTGAATGTGGTTCTTTATCTAGGAGGACAGGATACCATCAAGAGTTATCAGGAAGTGAAACCGGTGGTCTGGAAATCTATCTTATCTGAATATATGATTAAAGGTGATTTTGGATTGAATGATTTTCGTCAGGTAGATACGACTGCATTGTACGCTTTCAGCGGGCAGATCTTCGAAACGTATAATGAAACTCAACCGATCAATGTGGGAGCTGTATATCATGATCTCAATAACAATGGCGTTGTGATCAAATATGCAGGGCCAAGACAAATTTTACTTTCTTATGTGCCGGATTATTCCCGACCGACATCTTCTTGGGTTAATACTTTTGTGGCTTCTTCCAATATTCAGCCGACTAACGGAAGGGTTCATGTATTGAATTACAACAGGCATGTGTTTGGTTTTTTATATGACCGGTTTGCCAATCTGGCGATCGAGTATGGTATTGATTATAAATAAGATCTGATATGAAAAAGAATTATACAATTTACTCCTTTATTATCTTGTTCGTGGTTGTGCTGCTGGCCTCCTGTACGGACAAAATAACATATGGACCAGATCCTTATGCCGGTGGCGCAGAACCTTTGGGTATTGGATTCAGAGAAGCTTTGCCCTCACCTTCACAAGCCAGACCTGGTACAGATGTAACCTTTAAGATTGATGGTTTGCTTAAATATAAACCTGAAGAAATTCAGTTGTTTATGAATAATATTCCAGCTCGTATTGTCAATATTACAGATACTTCTGTAACGTCTACTGTTCCGGCCAATGCCAGTACAGGTGGTGTACGCGTAGTCGTAAACGGACAGATTTTTGCCGGACCATTATTACCAATTATAGGTAAAGCGGGTATTGACCTGACATTCAGATCCGGAACAGGTACACTCGGACCAATTTTTTCAATTCAGCAACTCAGCAACGGACAGATTTATATAGGAGGTAATTTTACCGATTACAACGGTTTTTCCTCTTCTACCAAAATTGGTGGTATAGCACGACTGTCCAGTTCAGGAGATTTTGTAAAAGGAATGAAATTTGGCGAAGGGGTAAAAGGGTCCATCTTGTCCATCAATGAACTGACCAACGGTTCGCTTTTGATTTCCGGTGCATTTACGAATTTCGATACGATCAATCTTGTCAGAAATATCACCCGTATTACGAATACAGGTGCTCTGGATGTAGCGAGTGTGCCTATTCTTAATCTGACATCTGATCCGAGAAAGAGCAATCTTATCGCACCGACATTTAATGGAGGGACAGACCTTTCGGTTGTAAAGACGTTTGTTCAGAATAATAAAGTGACGGCTATCGGCAATTTCCAGTCTTATGCCAACAATTATTATACACGTTCCACATTTGATAATATTCTGACCGATTACTTTTCGACAAAGCAAGTCGTACGTATGGATATGAATGGGGTGTTGGATTCTAATTATTATATGAATAAAACTACGCTTCCGATTAAAGGACTGGCTGGTGTTAACGGTACTGTTAACGATGGTTATTTGCAGAAGGACGGCAAACTGGTGCTGGTTGGTTCTTTTACCAATTTCAATGCGAGTCAGAGTGCCGGACGAATTGTGAGGCTTGATGTAAATGGTAATTATGATGCAAGTTTTTCAGCCGGTTCAGGAGCTGATGACCGGATTTCGAAGATATTCTACTCGGCCTCCAGAAATAAATACATTGTCGTAGGTAGCTTCAATACATTCAATGGTGTACCTGCAAATGGTATTGCAGTGTTGAATGTAGACGGAAGTGTTGATCCTTCTTTCAAAAGTTATGGCTTTGCCGGAGGTAAACCAAACTATGTAACACAGCTTTCGAATGGATTGATCCTTGTTTCGGGAACATTTACAAAATACAATGATGTGATACGGGAAGGTCTGCTGATCCTTAATCCTGACGGATCACTTGCTGCGGATTATAATAACACAGGCAAGCTGGTCGGCAGTATCTATGATTCTTTGGAAGGTACCAATTCTTTGGGTCAGCGAACAATCACGCTGGTTGGAAGTATCAGTTCTTTCAACGGACAGCTTAATGTCGGAAATATTGTACGTATGACGATTGTTGATTAACAGGTGTATTAAAGAGATTTAGAAATGAAAAATAGCAATACAATTTCGATCAGAAAATATAGCCGTCAACTACTGCTGTTGACTACAGCTGTATGGGGGCTGCTATCCTGTAATAAGGATTTTGAAAATAAAATTCAATTTGGCGATGATGAGCCTAATCTTAATATAAAGGGATCTCAGTTTCGGATGGCCTATATTATTGTAGAAGGAGCGGTAGGTTCAGTGGTCGGTAATCAGGCTACAGACTACGGGGTAATGCCCAATTTGTCTGAGATGACTTTTAATGCCATGTTCAGCTGGAACTCGGTCAGTGCGGCGTCTCCAAATGACGGAACAACTTATGCCGATCTGTTGACTGGTGTAGAAAAAGATAAACATAAAATAACCAGTACCAATCTTTCCGGTAATAATCTGGCAAAATACCCAAGTCTTTTTACACGGATCAAGCAATATACTAAGTTGCGTACAGCTCTTGTAACCAGTAATAACACGGTAGAGGGGATTGTGAACCCTGCTGATATTGATCAGAATGTAAAAGTCAATACGGATACAGAAGTACTGACAGGAGCTCAGACAGAACTGAATCATGCAGATGCAGGTTTGGTGGTGGCTACTTTTAAAGATGTGAAAGCTGCCGGAGATGCTTATGGATATGGTCCTGATTCGGAACAGTATCTTCAGGCGTTGCATCAGTTTGATCAGCGGTTAGGTGATCTGATGAAGACAATCAAGTCAAGACCAAATTATAAAGATGAAAAATGGTTAGTCATCGTCGCATCGAATAACGGCGGATCTTATACCCTGAAACCAGGGCTGGATGACGGAAGTGTGTTTTCGAAAACCGATCGCAATAATTTTGTTCTGATGTATAATAATCAGTTTGCTTACAAACTGGTAGAGCGCATAGAGACCATCGATCCGGCCTGGAGCTCTTCAGCAGTTCGTTATACCGGTAATTCGGGTTTTGCTGCTGTATCAGCTACTGATGCGCGGTTATATGATATGGGAACAGGAGCAGATGCCGGTAATTATACCATACAGATTAAGCTTAAGGTGCATGAGATGAATGGAAAAGGAGGGAAAACAGGGAGTGCATTAAATGGTGTTATCGTGGGGAAAATGAACAGTGCTCAGAATTTTCCGGTAGGCTGGAGCTTCACTTATAACGGTGGTAACGGCTGGCGGTTTGTATCTAACAGCAGCTCATCTTCCAATTATGCGTTTGATAGTACACCATTTGAATTGGATACCTGGTACACGCTGACAGCCAAGATCTATAAAGACGGTACCAATCGTGTAGTCAAATTATTCAGAGATGGCGTGTTGAAGCAGACACTTACCAATTTTGCTGCCCGCAACCTTTCTTCTCCGGATATGCCATTACAATTAGGATATCAAAAAGGATCTTATGGCGACAATTCAGGATTTGTTCATTCTATTGCAGATGTCCGGATCTATAATGCTGCATTACCGGATAATTACATTGCTGCAAATGCATGTACTACACTTTCTACGCCTCAAAAAGATAGCTATTATGCTAATCTGATCGGTTACTGGCCTGCCAATGATGAAGGTACACAGATTAAAGACTTAAGTCCGTACAAGAGAAACTTTATACTCAACGGATCTTTTGTATGGAACAGTTTTTCAGAACGTGCCGGCAATTTATGTCCTACCGTTCCGGATAATCTGGAAAGATTTGTTATCCGTACAGTAGATGCACCTTTGATGATGTACAGCTGGTTAGGGATATTAGAAGTGTCGCAGTTCGATCTGGATGCACAGAGTTGGTCTCCAATATTTTCAAACAAATAATTATTGAACGATGAAAAAGCAATTGTTTTACGGTTTTTCATTCTTATATATACTGGCTTCTTTAGCTTCATGTTCTAAAGACTACGGTTATAATTTTGAAAACGGATATTCATCCGGTGAATATGAAGATACAGTAAATGTAAATATCGATACAAATCGGTTTAAGATCGATTACTCGAAAATTACGCAGGCCAGGCTGTTTCCTGGAGTGGTAGCAACTACAGAACCGAGATTAGAAAACTATAAGGTCAGTATCGATCTGAATTATGTAGAAGTATCTCCTTCCGATCTGCGGATCAGTGTAGCTCCAGGTGCATGGCAGAGCACAAGTATGTTTGCTCCTGCAGGCGAACTGATTGTGATCGATGTACCACAAGGTGTGTATGGTCTTAAAGCACAGGTCGGTCCGCATGTGTATACCGGAAGTACGAAGATCGAATTCCCGCGAAGAGACGAAAAAATAGTGGTAAGCAAGGATCTTTTTCCGGGCAAAAACTATATACGGAATTTGTACGGAGGACTTGTATACATTATTCCTGAGCGTCCTTTGGGGAGAGTTGTAGACCTTCTTTTCTCCGGAACAACGCTTGCGCCAAGTTTCAAATTAGGGAAAATGACCGATCAGGAATGGAAAGATCTTGTTAACAAATCTTCAGTTCCGTGGTTTGAACTGGAAGGTAACCGTATCGTTTTTACATTACAGACAGAACGTCTCAAAAGATTCCCTATCAGTAGCCCTACAGAATTGATGGAACTTTGGGATAAGATGATCAAGGAAGCCTATTGGGACTGGACAGGTATGACAGAGGGGAATCCTGATGTCAAACATCGTGCACCATTCAATAAATGGCGTATCGTACATGATGTATTGTTTGAACCAGGGGTAGCGCAGGTATCCGGATATCCGGTACGTGCAGGTGCCAATGATCAGTACTTTGGTCAGGCTGTGACTGTAAATTCGGTTCGTACGCAAAACTGGGGAACATATCATGAGCTTGGACATAATATGCAACAGGGCCGGGTATGGAGTTTTGACGGAAACGGAGAGGTGACAAACAACTTATTCAGCTTTAAAGTAGCCATGATTAACGGCCGTCAACATACCAAGATAGCGGAAGTATGGCCTACAGGATTGGAATGGATTAACTATGTGCCTAAAGATGCTACAGATGCTAATCGTAAGATTTGGGCTAATATGCCGACTTTATCAAAAAATCATAATGATGCCAAACTGATTATGTATGCACAGATCTTCGAAAAATACGGATACGAATTTATGACTTATCTATATACCCGTGCACGTAATGCCAGATTTGAATCGGCCAATGATCAATCCAAGATTGACTTCTTCTACGAAGCACTGTGTGAATATACAAAAGTGGATATGGAACCTTTCTTATGGATAGGATGGGGTATAAAAGTAAGTGATGTTTCCCGTAATTACGTTAAGTTTCAACTGGGACTTCCGTTACTAAACAAGAAATTCTGGCTATTCAATCCGGTAACCAAAAGTGGAGGCGAAGAACCTTATTATGATGTTATTGAGGTTGCAAAAACCGGATGGACAGCTACTGCTACCAACTATAATACAACATATGAGCCTAAGAATACAATAGACGGTAATCTGACCACCTTCTGGAATGCCTGCTGGAATACAACCTGTACCCCTGCTAACAGTTTTGTCGCTAACGGTCCGTGGGTAATTAATTTACAGACCGGAACTAATGCAATCAGTGCAAGTGGTATCAGTTTTACGCAGCGTCAGGTTGCAAATTCAACTAATCATGTCAAAAATTTCAAACTGGAAGTGAGTGATGATAATGTATCATGGCGTTCATTGGGAACCTTCACCGTTACAAGAGATCTTCCAACACAATATGTGTATTTCAATAGTGGTCAGACCGCTGAAACATTTAAATATGCCAGACTTACAGTCAATAAGTCGGACTTGTATGTGACCACAGACTTTCCGGTAATAGCTGAGTTAGGATTTTAT
The Sphingobacterium spiritivorum genome window above contains:
- a CDS encoding RagB/SusD family nutrient uptake outer membrane protein, with protein sequence MKGKRIAKYIVIVAVTISFLGCKKFLNVEPIDSLSGNNFWKDQNDAETFTREVYRLFRVGVGIDRPLVLMGDLRNAPVLKTETYPNRNDIRIISRGSIKELVSTIRPTPGTDAERFWTYNVEWDKIADWKPVYKVIQSANILYTLVPKVAENDPSFTPAQVRKYQAEAVFMRSMSYFVLLRLFGNVPYYTDAYNQDPLPRMDHREVARKCIEDLEKVKDDLPWTYDDPANRGVRAMKGSALTLMMHLNMWLAWFDKPNANQYYSQVDRLGDELRLENNGAYELLPIERVAEIFNGRSKEGLFEIPNNVNYGESYGSLRKTYFAHVLHAPYFILNATTTDKSELAYESSYMKTLYPEGESDGRIQSWFTDKQGNNFMFSGNGNFTFFKFFNLALGSGNTAQSIGNYQVMFRYADAILLQAEALAAMGGNDDKATMLLNLIRSRAKAGLYPEANNYDNKLQDAIYWERCKELMGEGHYYYDLVRTGKLYDAAYSWHPMAYSAYLQEAWTWPIDPKALENNPFMTLNEYWK
- a CDS encoding DUF5008 domain-containing protein; this translates as MKKNYTIYSFIILFVVVLLASCTDKITYGPDPYAGGAEPLGIGFREALPSPSQARPGTDVTFKIDGLLKYKPEEIQLFMNNIPARIVNITDTSVTSTVPANASTGGVRVVVNGQIFAGPLLPIIGKAGIDLTFRSGTGTLGPIFSIQQLSNGQIYIGGNFTDYNGFSSSTKIGGIARLSSSGDFVKGMKFGEGVKGSILSINELTNGSLLISGAFTNFDTINLVRNITRITNTGALDVASVPILNLTSDPRKSNLIAPTFNGGTDLSVVKTFVQNNKVTAIGNFQSYANNYYTRSTFDNILTDYFSTKQVVRMDMNGVLDSNYYMNKTTLPIKGLAGVNGTVNDGYLQKDGKLVLVGSFTNFNASQSAGRIVRLDVNGNYDASFSAGSGADDRISKIFYSASRNKYIVVGSFNTFNGVPANGIAVLNVDGSVDPSFKSYGFAGGKPNYVTQLSNGLILVSGTFTKYNDVIREGLLILNPDGSLAADYNNTGKLVGSIYDSLEGTNSLGQRTITLVGSISSFNGQLNVGNIVRMTIVD
- a CDS encoding LamG-like jellyroll fold domain-containing protein, which codes for MKNSNTISIRKYSRQLLLLTTAVWGLLSCNKDFENKIQFGDDEPNLNIKGSQFRMAYIIVEGAVGSVVGNQATDYGVMPNLSEMTFNAMFSWNSVSAASPNDGTTYADLLTGVEKDKHKITSTNLSGNNLAKYPSLFTRIKQYTKLRTALVTSNNTVEGIVNPADIDQNVKVNTDTEVLTGAQTELNHADAGLVVATFKDVKAAGDAYGYGPDSEQYLQALHQFDQRLGDLMKTIKSRPNYKDEKWLVIVASNNGGSYTLKPGLDDGSVFSKTDRNNFVLMYNNQFAYKLVERIETIDPAWSSSAVRYTGNSGFAAVSATDARLYDMGTGADAGNYTIQIKLKVHEMNGKGGKTGSALNGVIVGKMNSAQNFPVGWSFTYNGGNGWRFVSNSSSSSNYAFDSTPFELDTWYTLTAKIYKDGTNRVVKLFRDGVLKQTLTNFAARNLSSPDMPLQLGYQKGSYGDNSGFVHSIADVRIYNAALPDNYIAANACTTLSTPQKDSYYANLIGYWPANDEGTQIKDLSPYKRNFILNGSFVWNSFSERAGNLCPTVPDNLERFVIRTVDAPLMMYSWLGILEVSQFDLDAQSWSPIFSNK
- a CDS encoding M60 family metallopeptidase, which translates into the protein MKKQLFYGFSFLYILASLASCSKDYGYNFENGYSSGEYEDTVNVNIDTNRFKIDYSKITQARLFPGVVATTEPRLENYKVSIDLNYVEVSPSDLRISVAPGAWQSTSMFAPAGELIVIDVPQGVYGLKAQVGPHVYTGSTKIEFPRRDEKIVVSKDLFPGKNYIRNLYGGLVYIIPERPLGRVVDLLFSGTTLAPSFKLGKMTDQEWKDLVNKSSVPWFELEGNRIVFTLQTERLKRFPISSPTELMELWDKMIKEAYWDWTGMTEGNPDVKHRAPFNKWRIVHDVLFEPGVAQVSGYPVRAGANDQYFGQAVTVNSVRTQNWGTYHELGHNMQQGRVWSFDGNGEVTNNLFSFKVAMINGRQHTKIAEVWPTGLEWINYVPKDATDANRKIWANMPTLSKNHNDAKLIMYAQIFEKYGYEFMTYLYTRARNARFESANDQSKIDFFYEALCEYTKVDMEPFLWIGWGIKVSDVSRNYVKFQLGLPLLNKKFWLFNPVTKSGGEEPYYDVIEVAKTGWTATATNYNTTYEPKNTIDGNLTTFWNACWNTTCTPANSFVANGPWVINLQTGTNAISASGISFTQRQVANSTNHVKNFKLEVSDDNVSWRSLGTFTVTRDLPTQYVYFNSGQTAETFKYARLTVNKSDLYVTTDFPVIAELGFYNNR